The nucleotide window GTGATGTAATATTTACTTCCTCAAAAATATAGTATGAGCCAAGATAGCCTGAAACTTCACTATATTCTATGTTAAATGTTTCATGTGAATATATTACATTTCCATCTTTTCCCATATTTTGTGTGATATATGAGTTGTTAATTGTAAGTATTGCATTGTTATATATTGCACCTCCATATTCTGTTGCTTTATTTTCTATGAATTTTGAATTGTTAACTTCAACACATCCATTATTATATATTACACTACCACTTGTTGAATTACAATTGGTAATTGTAATATTATCAACAATTAGTGTATATCCACTTGCAACTGTTATAAACTGGTATTTGTTACCTCCATCTAGTGTGATGTTGTTTCCATTTATTGTTAGTTTCTTTGTTGTTTGTGTAGTATTTGCCCAGTTTATTGTTTTTGTTATGTTGTAATTTCCTGGATTTAGTTGATTGTTTCCTCATTATTTGTTGAGTTTGCCTTGATGTCTTCTATTTTATCATATAGTTCATCATAGTTGTTTACATCATAGCTTTTCTTTGTTGTCTGAATCCTTTTATCTGTATCTATACTATTATCTAGTTTAACACTTTCTTTTTTAACAACTTCTATATCATCAGCACAAGAATTGCTACTTGTAGCTTCCACAGCACCACAATCTATGGTATCATTAATATCTGCTGCATTTACAGCTCCTAGAAGTGTTAAAGTAAAGATTAATAGTATTATACATGAAAAAATTCTTTTATTATTAATTTTCATATATAAAAACCCATCATCATTTTTAAACTATTGTTTTTATTAAAAAAATAGTATAGTCTCCTTAAAACTATATAGTTTTTAATTTAATTTAAATTTTAATATAAATAGATAAAATATAGGATGAATTATTAAACATTACATGAGAAAATAAGCCTAATTAATGGATTAATTGTTAAATAAAAATTTATAACTTAAATACTAAATAAACAATGTTATATAATTCCTGAATTCATCTAAAAAAAGTAATAAATGGAGGTTAGGGTGTGTGTTTGTATATCTATAATTCAACGTCCATAATAGCATCATATACTGTTACTGCTTTTCCTTTCATCATAGCTGTAAGCTCATCGCCTTCTTCTGTTACTGTGATGTTAAGATCTCCACCTGATAGGTGTGCTAGTACTTCATTTGAAAGAAGTCCCATCTTATATCCGAGAAGTACACATGTTGTTGTACCAGTTCCACATGCATATGTAAATCCTGCACCACGTTCCCATGTAAGTATGTTAATTTCACCTTCTGATACTATATTTACAAAGTGTACATTTACTTTTTCAGGAAATGCTGGGTGTGTTTCAATTCTAGGACCATAGAAGTCGAGGTCTATATCATCAATATTTACATCTGTAAATGATACAGCATGTGGATTTCCAACACTAGCTGCACTCATGATAATTTTCTCACCTTCAACATCAACTTCCTCATCAATGAACACATCACTATTTCCACTTGGTGCAATTGCAGGGATTTCTTCAGGTTTAAAGAATCCTCGTCCCATGTCAATTTCAATACTTACTACATCGTCATTGTCATCTACTGTAAGTCTTGCTTCTTTGATATCTTCCATTGTTTCAATTTTCATTGTTGTTTTTTTAACAATTTCCTTATCATATACATATTTTGCAAGACATCTTATTCCATTTCCACACATTTCAGCTTCAGATCCATCACTATTAAAGATACGGAAGCGTACATCTGCTTTATCGGATTTGCATGCAAAGATTACTCCATCTGCACCTACATTAAAACGTCTTGTTGAAATTTCAGCACTAAATGGGTTTTTCTTATCTTCTGGTACTACTGTATTTTCTGTTTCATTTATTACTACGTAGTCATTTCCTAGTGCATGCATTTTTGTAAATTCTATTGTTTCCATACTCATTTTAATAACCTTACCGGTACTTGTTGACCATTAAATAGGTCGCTGTATTTTTCTCTTTTTCTTATTACATCTACTTGATCGCCATTTACCATTACTTCTGCTGGTCTTGGTCTTGAGTTGTATTGTGATGCCATGGAGTATGCATATGCACCAGCATTTAGTATTGCAAGAAGATCTCCTTCTTTAAGTTCTGGCATCATACGATCACGTGCAAAGAGGTCACCTGATTCACAGAGGTTACCTGCAATATCAATTTCTTCTACATCTTCTGCATTCATATTGTTTGCAACTACTATGTGGTGGTATGATCCATACATTGTAGGTCTTAGAAGTGTTCCAAATCCACAGTCAACTCCTGCAAATTTACGGTAGCTGTTTTTAATTGTATTTACACGTGTAAGAAGTACTTCTGCATTACCAACAAGGAAACGTCCAGGTTCAATGTACATTGCAGGACTTCCAAGGTCGTGTTCTTCGAGTTTTTCACGGAAGAGTTTTATGATGTCTGTTGTGAATACTTCAAGGTCAAGTTCATCCTCTGTTGGTTCATATGGTATTCCAAATCCTCCACCAAAGTCTAGGA belongs to Methanosphaera sp. and includes:
- the dapF gene encoding diaminopimelate epimerase, with the translated sequence METIEFTKMHALGNDYVVINETENTVVPEDKKNPFSAEISTRRFNVGADGVIFACKSDKADVRFRIFNSDGSEAEMCGNGIRCLAKYVYDKEIVKKTTMKIETMEDIKEARLTVDDNDDVVSIEIDMGRGFFKPEEIPAIAPSGNSDVFIDEEVDVEGEKIIMSAASVGNPHAVSFTDVNIDDIDLDFYGPRIETHPAFPEKVNVHFVNIVSEGEINILTWERGAGFTYACGTGTTTCVLLGYKMGLLSNEVLAHLSGGDLNITVTEEGDELTAMMKGKAVTVYDAIMDVEL